In a single window of the Anaerocolumna cellulosilytica genome:
- a CDS encoding IS3 family transposase (programmed frameshift), which yields MSTSKTGTRYDEDFKRTLVNLYQSGGKTQAALCKEYGVSLTALTRWIKQYSTVKTDDGEVLTAKQVKDLQKRNAQLEEELLILKKANCHLHATLQQRLDAVHKLRFQHDIKILCNVLGVNRSTYYKHFHSVPAERTKENQEIAKRILHIYADYNKRLGAYKITYVLQRDHGIHISVGRVYRLMKTLQLPRMSTVKPYRNYRHKDTGNCTNHLHQEFNQKSPDIVWASDFTYIKVSGKWYYLCIVMDLFSRKIISWNISARPDVTLVMTAFKKAYDKRKYPTGLMFHSDRGSQYTAFSFRQLLDSLNVVQSFSKKGYPFDNACCECFFKYLKKEETNRKTYYSLQELQLSVFEYIEGFYNSRRPHSSLGMLTPNEKEELFWNQA from the exons ATGTCCACAAGTAAAACTGGAACACGGTATGACGAGGACTTCAAACGTACTCTCGTTAACCTTTATCAATCTGGCGGTAAAACACAGGCTGCTCTCTGTAAAGAATACGGTGTTTCCCTAACCGCTCTTACCCGTTGGATCAAGCAATACTCAACCGTCAAAACGGATGATGGCGAGGTCTTGACCGCCAAACAAGTGAAGGATCTTCAAAAACGCAATGCTCAGCTTGAGGAGGAACTCCTCATACTAAAAAAAGCGA ATTGCCATCTTCACGCCACACTCCAGCAACGATTAGATGCTGTTCATAAGCTTCGTTTTCAGCATGACATAAAGATTCTTTGCAATGTATTAGGTGTAAACAGAAGTACCTATTATAAGCATTTTCACTCAGTACCTGCTGAACGCACCAAGGAAAATCAGGAGATAGCCAAACGGATTCTCCATATCTACGCCGATTATAACAAGCGTCTTGGTGCATATAAGATTACTTATGTCCTCCAGCGTGATCATGGCATTCACATCAGTGTTGGACGAGTGTACCGCCTGATGAAAACACTTCAATTACCACGAATGTCAACGGTGAAGCCATATCGTAACTATCGGCATAAAGATACTGGCAATTGCACCAATCATCTCCATCAGGAGTTCAACCAGAAATCCCCTGACATTGTCTGGGCAAGTGATTTCACTTATATCAAAGTTTCTGGGAAATGGTATTATCTCTGTATTGTAATGGATCTATTTTCTCGCAAAATCATTTCCTGGAACATTTCAGCAAGACCTGATGTCACTTTGGTAATGACTGCATTCAAAAAAGCTTATGATAAAAGGAAATACCCTACAGGCCTCATGTTCCACTCTGATCGGGGATCTCAATATACTGCATTTTCATTCAGACAGTTATTGGATTCTCTTAATGTAGTGCAGTCATTTTCTAAGAAAGGTTATCCCTTCGACAATGCCTGCTGTGAATGTTTCTTCAAATATTTGAAAAAAGAAGAAACCAACCGAAAAACCTATTACTCTTTACAGGAGCTGCAGCTATCTGTATTTGAGTATATTGAAGGTTTCTATAACTCCAGAAGACCACACAGTTCTCTTGGAATGCTAACACCCAATGAAAAGGAGGAACTCTTCTGGAATCAAGCTTAG
- a CDS encoding methyl-accepting chemotaxis protein, translating into MKSIKTKLLVLVLSLVACVILGISAIAVITASNSLLDTAEVTMESMVTQGVHVVSSRLEWQKSVLETIATNDYWLDDTLSLEQKFIKSQKYISNNKYIKLGYSDLRGNIQFSNGTSGEISDRDYFIKAAEGETYGSTPFMSRTEGIMVVVYSTPVKRNGTIVGVLTATKDSAEISNIVNDITFGETGKAFMLEGTGIKIAHYDNELIQNQDNDLVNVEEDPSLKELVKLEERMISGEVGSGSYTYKGQEKFLVFSPVDGTNWSLAVAVEKSELLSELNELILRIVVTSSIFLIIAFVLVVFITNSIIRRIKLAIRYIEPVASGDFSVPISEKHLMIKDEIGQMIKAIHTMQQSVKSMLKLVTSNSAEIDADAQSLSAVSEELSAASNVMSNSIQEVARGTVSQSESLATVTESLSVFAGNINQIAKDVESIDTNAKEIRQLSNNSNEKIHSLADSVVATNSSFQRFEKGMESLGANLDKINEITNLINSISEQTNLLSLNAAIEAARAGESGKGFAVVADEIRKLAEQSRESSVNISALIADIQGENTTMITATDMISKEITQQTDIIHETLDSFQIIVKAVEEVLPKIDTVNNATYKINQEKDEILSRVEDLSAISQETSAASEEITASTEEIASSSEDVANSAANLGLRTKEMLMEVEKFKL; encoded by the coding sequence ATGAAGAGTATTAAAACAAAGTTATTAGTGTTGGTATTAAGTTTAGTTGCATGTGTTATTCTAGGCATCAGTGCAATAGCAGTTATTACTGCCTCCAATTCTCTGCTTGATACGGCTGAAGTAACCATGGAATCGATGGTTACGCAAGGTGTACATGTAGTGTCCAGCAGACTTGAATGGCAAAAGAGTGTTTTAGAAACGATTGCTACAAATGATTACTGGTTGGATGATACACTCTCTTTAGAACAGAAGTTTATCAAATCCCAGAAATACATATCTAATAATAAATATATAAAACTGGGGTATTCCGATTTAAGAGGAAACATACAATTTAGTAATGGGACTTCCGGTGAAATTTCTGATAGAGACTATTTTATAAAAGCAGCAGAAGGAGAAACCTATGGCTCCACACCTTTTATGAGTAGAACGGAAGGTATAATGGTAGTGGTATATTCTACTCCTGTAAAGCGCAACGGTACAATAGTTGGGGTACTTACCGCAACGAAAGATAGTGCTGAGATCAGTAATATTGTAAATGATATTACTTTTGGGGAAACCGGAAAAGCGTTTATGTTAGAGGGGACAGGCATAAAAATTGCGCACTATGACAATGAATTAATACAAAATCAGGACAATGATTTAGTAAATGTGGAAGAAGACCCCAGTTTAAAGGAACTAGTTAAATTGGAAGAACGCATGATTAGCGGTGAAGTAGGAAGCGGCTCCTATACATATAAAGGGCAAGAGAAATTTTTGGTTTTCAGTCCGGTGGACGGCACAAATTGGTCCTTAGCAGTAGCTGTTGAAAAGTCAGAATTGTTATCAGAATTAAACGAGTTAATTCTTAGAATTGTGGTTACATCATCGATATTTTTAATTATTGCATTTGTATTAGTCGTTTTTATAACAAATAGTATCATTAGAAGAATCAAGCTGGCAATCCGTTATATAGAACCTGTCGCTTCTGGGGATTTTTCTGTCCCAATTAGTGAAAAGCATCTCATGATTAAAGATGAAATCGGTCAGATGATAAAAGCGATACATACTATGCAACAATCTGTAAAAAGTATGTTAAAACTTGTAACGAGTAATTCAGCAGAAATCGATGCGGATGCCCAGAGTTTATCTGCTGTATCAGAAGAATTAAGTGCCGCCTCAAATGTAATGTCTAATTCCATACAGGAAGTGGCTAGAGGAACCGTTTCACAGAGTGAGTCACTTGCAACGGTTACGGAAAGTCTTAGTGTTTTCGCTGGTAATATCAATCAGATAGCTAAAGATGTAGAAAGTATTGATACAAATGCAAAGGAAATCAGACAATTGTCAAATAACAGCAACGAAAAAATTCATTCTTTGGCTGATTCAGTGGTGGCTACCAATTCCAGTTTTCAAAGGTTTGAGAAAGGGATGGAAAGTCTTGGAGCTAATCTGGATAAAATCAATGAGATTACTAACTTAATCAATTCAATTTCGGAGCAGACGAATCTTTTGTCATTAAATGCTGCAATTGAAGCAGCTAGAGCAGGGGAGTCCGGGAAAGGGTTTGCAGTTGTAGCAGATGAGATTAGGAAACTCGCAGAACAATCCAGAGAATCTTCTGTTAATATATCTGCTTTAATTGCCGATATTCAAGGCGAAAATACTACCATGATTACAGCGACAGACATGATAAGCAAAGAGATTACCCAACAGACTGATATTATTCATGAAACCTTGGACTCTTTTCAGATTATTGTAAAAGCGGTAGAAGAAGTGCTTCCTAAAATAGATACTGTGAATAATGCTACTTATAAAATAAATCAGGAGAAGGATGAAATACTTAGCAGGGTAGAAGATTTATCCGCTATATCGCAGGAAACATCCGCTGCCTCCGAAGAAATAACAGCTTCTACTGAAGAAATTGCCAGTTCCTCAGAGGATGTTGCGAATTCAGCAGCTAATTTAGGGCTAAGAACGAAAGAGATGCTTATGGAAGTTGAAAAATTTAAATTATAA
- a CDS encoding right-handed parallel beta-helix repeat-containing protein, with protein sequence MRNKIFKFTIFILLVFIAINFQLPVNAEALNDKSVYAVPDTTSTQLQELLDYNKYGGYDLTVYIPAGEYTLNKELRIYSNTTIIADKDAKLMKNHQKGAMIANDLSKDKGGYNTTKNITIDGGVWDSSRIATKGKGTESLRFIHATNVTIKNAVICNVPENSHLVTFAGVRNGTVDNCTLFGYKGSNFKEAIQIDIVHNNVVVPSMQSDVLKYDDLACDGITIKNSEIYNYPRAIGSHTSIKGVFHKNIKITGNNLHDIDEAAIKAYNYVNLEVSNNKISNVGIGVLAYTFITNQAQHYLPALKTTKKEPLPATYNIVIKNNQFYQMKQIDSKGAPLWGDAIRTIGIKSRPLTGVTITNNTINHADRYGMFLQGSPGCTISENTIRQTTNSGIYIIGGSDYSEVLNNNLTRTGAYGTEAGGIGLSTSKDVTIEDNMITSPGKSGIFLYSDSKSGTISNNSIQSAGVNAIALYDNSDEALITNNTITAYRKRGIFINNTSSAILTYNTITGTSELNSEDAIHINGEIGNLNNFILKENTIQTANRYGIYVSNAPKSYIGSNTIIDTVKQAIYLDSGSNETKIYYNTITNAGFIENSKMGIAVSGSKKVLLYGNYYSL encoded by the coding sequence ATGAGGAATAAAATTTTTAAATTCACAATTTTTATATTATTAGTATTTATTGCGATAAATTTTCAACTTCCGGTTAATGCGGAAGCTTTAAATGATAAAAGTGTGTATGCTGTCCCCGACACTACCTCAACGCAGCTTCAGGAACTTTTAGACTATAACAAATACGGAGGCTATGATTTGACTGTATACATACCTGCCGGTGAATATACTCTCAATAAGGAATTAAGAATTTACAGCAACACAACTATTATAGCCGATAAAGATGCAAAGCTTATGAAAAATCATCAAAAAGGGGCTATGATAGCCAATGATCTGTCTAAAGATAAAGGTGGATACAATACAACAAAAAACATTACCATCGATGGTGGTGTATGGGATTCCTCCAGAATCGCAACTAAAGGAAAAGGTACCGAGAGCCTTCGATTTATCCACGCAACCAACGTCACAATCAAAAACGCAGTAATTTGCAACGTTCCGGAAAACAGTCATCTGGTAACCTTTGCAGGTGTACGTAACGGTACCGTTGACAATTGTACTTTGTTCGGCTATAAAGGGAGTAATTTTAAAGAGGCGATTCAAATTGATATTGTGCATAATAATGTTGTTGTACCTTCTATGCAGTCTGATGTGCTGAAATATGATGACTTGGCATGTGATGGTATTACTATAAAAAACAGTGAAATTTATAATTATCCAAGGGCGATTGGCTCTCACACCTCTATAAAAGGGGTCTTTCACAAAAACATAAAAATTACTGGCAATAACCTGCATGATATTGATGAAGCAGCAATTAAGGCATATAACTATGTGAATTTAGAAGTGAGTAATAACAAAATATCCAATGTCGGAATCGGTGTTTTGGCTTATACTTTTATTACAAATCAAGCGCAGCATTATCTGCCCGCCTTAAAAACAACAAAAAAGGAACCTTTGCCAGCGACTTACAATATTGTTATAAAAAATAACCAATTTTACCAAATGAAGCAAATTGATTCGAAGGGAGCACCTCTATGGGGGGATGCTATTCGTACCATAGGTATTAAAAGCCGCCCGCTTACTGGTGTCACCATAACCAATAATACTATAAACCACGCTGACCGATATGGTATGTTTCTCCAAGGTTCCCCGGGTTGCACCATATCTGAGAATACCATTCGTCAGACAACAAATAGTGGAATTTATATAATAGGCGGAAGTGATTATTCTGAAGTACTAAATAACAACTTAACAAGAACTGGAGCCTACGGAACAGAAGCTGGCGGAATTGGTTTATCAACTTCTAAGGATGTTACTATAGAGGATAATATGATTACTTCTCCTGGTAAAAGTGGTATATTTCTATATAGTGACAGTAAATCAGGTACCATATCCAATAATTCGATACAATCAGCCGGTGTAAATGCGATTGCACTTTATGATAACAGTGATGAGGCACTGATTACAAACAATACCATTACGGCTTACAGAAAAAGAGGTATATTCATTAATAATACCAGTTCTGCGATTTTAACCTACAATACAATTACTGGTACATCAGAACTTAACAGTGAAGATGCCATTCATATTAATGGTGAAATCGGTAACTTAAACAATTTCATACTAAAAGAAAATACGATTCAGACTGCCAACCGTTACGGCATATATGTCAGTAACGCGCCAAAATCTTATATTGGCAGCAATACTATTATAGATACAGTTAAGCAGGCCATATATTTAGATAGTGGCAGCAACGAAACTAAGATTTACTATAATACCATTACCAATGCCGGATTCATAGAGAATAGCAAAATGGGTATTGCAGTTTCCGGTTCTAAGAAGGTTTTATTATACGGAAATTATTACAGTTTATAA
- a CDS encoding helix-turn-helix domain-containing protein, with amino-acid sequence MPVYEFSVHTPLQYERTGKFKAPSPAWKHEIFPLKDYELIVMTEGCLYIADDNGQYKVTKGEHLLLVPTPGNIRYGYHTSDCSFYWLHFSCNHEIKQIPYISRTEPRFDTLYIPAQSTLTAPEKVVILMKQLQDSIRSGYDITFCNYTTTTILSEAHNQCTPQAGAILTDTKRQIYNDIKDYVKATLYKSIKVSEIAIYFGYNEKYLSHLFCNIEGLPLKQYILQEKMGLAKYMLTDTNDTINQISSLLCFSDSHNFMKAFKKIVGLTPTEYRNAFSKRLLYDK; translated from the coding sequence ATGCCTGTATATGAATTTTCTGTCCATACACCCTTACAATATGAACGTACCGGCAAATTTAAAGCTCCATCCCCTGCGTGGAAACATGAAATCTTCCCATTAAAGGATTATGAGCTGATAGTTATGACGGAAGGCTGCTTATATATAGCAGATGACAATGGCCAATATAAAGTAACTAAGGGTGAGCACTTACTCTTAGTACCTACCCCAGGGAATATCCGGTACGGTTACCATACCTCTGATTGTAGTTTCTATTGGCTGCACTTTTCCTGCAACCATGAAATCAAACAGATTCCGTATATCAGTAGAACTGAGCCTAGATTTGACACATTATATATTCCTGCTCAAAGCACATTAACTGCACCTGAAAAAGTAGTTATTCTGATGAAGCAACTACAGGACTCCATACGCTCAGGCTATGATATTACTTTTTGCAATTATACAACCACTACTATTTTATCAGAGGCTCACAATCAATGTACTCCGCAAGCCGGTGCCATACTTACCGATACAAAACGCCAAATCTACAATGACATTAAAGATTATGTAAAAGCAACCTTATATAAAAGTATAAAAGTATCTGAAATAGCTATTTATTTTGGTTATAACGAAAAATATCTCTCCCATCTCTTTTGCAATATTGAAGGATTACCTCTAAAACAATATATTTTACAAGAAAAAATGGGATTAGCAAAGTATATGCTCACTGATACTAACGATACCATCAACCAAATATCTTCCCTGCTTTGCTTTTCTGACAGTCATAACTTTATGAAAGCCTTCAAAAAAATAGTGGGTCTGACTCCTACTGAGTATCGCAATGCCTTTTCAAAAAGACTTCTTTATGATAAATAA